Proteins encoded by one window of Streptomyces sp. NBC_01477:
- the ruvX gene encoding Holliday junction resolvase RuvX, translated as MTVPEAFAGGDAEPARPAIRRGRRLGVDVGDARIGVASCDPDGILATPVETVPGRDVPAALRRLAEIVTEYEPIEVVVGLPRSLNGGEGPAAAKVRAFALSVAKIITPVPVRLVDERMTTVTATQGLRASGVKAKKGRSVVDQAAAVIILQSALETERVSGKAPGESVQSFI; from the coding sequence GTGACGGTGCCGGAAGCCTTCGCCGGCGGGGACGCCGAGCCCGCGAGGCCCGCGATACGGCGCGGCCGGCGGCTCGGCGTCGACGTCGGGGACGCCAGGATCGGGGTCGCCTCCTGCGACCCCGACGGCATCCTCGCGACGCCTGTCGAGACGGTGCCGGGCCGGGACGTCCCCGCGGCCCTGCGCAGGCTCGCGGAGATCGTCACCGAGTACGAGCCGATCGAGGTCGTCGTCGGACTGCCGCGCTCGCTCAACGGCGGCGAAGGTCCGGCCGCCGCCAAGGTGCGGGCCTTCGCGCTGAGTGTGGCGAAAATCATCACTCCGGTGCCGGTGCGGCTGGTGGACGAGCGGATGACCACCGTGACGGCCACTCAGGGGCTGCGGGCGTCGGGCGTGAAGGCGAAGAAGGGACGCTCCGTAGTCGATCAGGCGGCGGCCGTCATCATTCTGCAGAGCGCGCTGGAGACCGAACGAGTGTCAGGCAAAGCTCCGGGGGAGAGCGTCCAATCCTTTATCTGA
- the mltG gene encoding endolytic transglycosylase MltG, which translates to MTDYGRGSGSEPWHPDDPLFGDAYDGGQGYQQPQQPPQQDQGGEWQQDPYATGQHQQQYPQHNTGQYPHQQPQQYQQQPYPMQQDTGQYPQQQPQQQYPQQGGYDGYDTGSHGTYDTGSHPAGGYGNHDPYGGQQPQDPYGGQQQPGYYGQGGYPQQPQQPQQYGQQPQQPVPGLQQPQGGQPGQPGQQQGQSAPGQARPQQPDPGGHPQEPGARPLRTAPANTGEWDPDGEDDPREHAFFAGRDDDDEDTPAPAGESGGRRAGRNQPKGGKKRRSGCACMVVLLVLGGGLAGGVYFGYGVYQDHFGPAPDYSGNGSGSVLVEVPKGSTLTTMGNLLKNAGVVKSVDAFTAAARNNPKGQSIQAGVYALNKNMSAAAAVTMMLDPTSQNAMIIAEGMRDKQIYAAIDKRLDIKPGTTEGIAHAQAKNLGLPDWADTSANVKDPLEGFLFPSRYSVAKGMKPEDLLKQMVGMAKQQYAQYDLAAEARKQGLSSPYQLLTVASLVQAEGKTDDDFRKMAKVIYDRLLPSNKQGTNQLLQFDSTYNYIKNSSDTKIAIKDVYSLKDPYNTYRNKGLTPGPIGNPGINALKAAMDPDSGPWYFFISLDGKTTQFTETLDEFNKIKTQ; encoded by the coding sequence ATGACTGACTATGGCCGGGGCTCCGGCTCCGAACCGTGGCACCCGGACGACCCGCTGTTCGGCGATGCGTACGACGGGGGCCAGGGCTACCAGCAGCCGCAGCAGCCTCCGCAGCAGGACCAGGGGGGCGAGTGGCAGCAGGACCCGTACGCCACAGGTCAGCATCAGCAGCAGTACCCGCAGCACAACACCGGCCAGTACCCCCACCAGCAGCCGCAGCAGTATCAGCAGCAGCCGTACCCGATGCAGCAGGACACCGGCCAGTACCCGCAGCAGCAGCCCCAGCAGCAATACCCGCAGCAGGGCGGCTACGACGGCTACGACACCGGCTCGCACGGGACCTACGACACCGGGTCGCATCCGGCCGGCGGCTACGGCAACCACGACCCGTACGGCGGCCAGCAGCCCCAGGACCCCTACGGCGGCCAGCAGCAGCCCGGCTACTACGGCCAGGGCGGCTACCCGCAGCAACCCCAGCAGCCGCAGCAGTACGGCCAGCAGCCCCAGCAGCCGGTCCCCGGCCTCCAGCAGCCGCAGGGCGGCCAGCCGGGCCAGCCCGGCCAGCAGCAGGGCCAGTCGGCGCCCGGCCAGGCGCGGCCCCAGCAGCCGGACCCGGGCGGGCACCCGCAGGAGCCCGGCGCCCGGCCGCTGCGCACCGCCCCGGCCAACACCGGCGAGTGGGACCCGGACGGCGAGGACGACCCGCGCGAGCACGCCTTCTTCGCCGGCCGCGACGACGATGACGAGGACACACCGGCCCCGGCCGGCGAGAGCGGCGGCCGGCGTGCCGGCCGGAACCAGCCCAAGGGCGGCAAGAAGCGCCGCAGCGGCTGCGCCTGCATGGTGGTGCTGCTGGTGCTCGGCGGCGGCCTGGCCGGCGGTGTCTACTTCGGCTACGGCGTCTACCAGGACCACTTCGGCCCGGCCCCCGACTACTCGGGCAACGGCAGCGGCAGCGTGCTGGTCGAGGTCCCCAAGGGCTCGACCCTGACCACCATGGGCAATCTGCTCAAGAACGCCGGAGTGGTCAAGAGCGTCGACGCCTTCACCGCCGCGGCCCGCAACAACCCCAAGGGCCAGTCCATCCAGGCCGGTGTCTACGCGCTCAACAAGAACATGTCGGCCGCCGCGGCCGTGACCATGATGCTCGACCCGACGTCGCAGAACGCCATGATCATCGCCGAGGGCATGCGCGACAAGCAGATCTACGCCGCCATCGACAAACGGCTCGACATCAAGCCCGGCACCACAGAGGGCATCGCCCACGCCCAGGCGAAGAACCTCGGCCTGCCCGACTGGGCCGACACCAGCGCGAACGTCAAGGACCCGCTGGAGGGCTTCCTCTTCCCGTCCCGCTACAGCGTGGCCAAGGGCATGAAGCCCGAGGACCTGCTCAAGCAGATGGTCGGCATGGCCAAGCAGCAGTACGCGCAGTACGACCTCGCGGCCGAGGCCAGGAAGCAGGGACTGAGCAGCCCCTACCAACTGCTCACCGTCGCCAGCCTGGTGCAGGCCGAGGGCAAGACCGACGACGACTTCCGCAAGATGGCCAAGGTCATCTACGACCGGCTGCTGCCCAGCAACAAGCAGGGCACCAACCAGCTGCTGCAGTTCGACTCCACGTACAACTACATCAAGAACTCCAGCGACACGAAGATCGCCATCAAGGACGTCTACTCGCTCAAGGACCCCTACAACACCTACCGGAACAAGGGCCTGACCCCCGGACCGATCGGCAACCCCGGCATCAACGCCCTCAAGGCCGCGATGGATCCCGACTCCGGGCCGTGGTATTTCTTCATCTCGCTGGACGGCAAGACCACCCAGTTCACCGAGACCCTGGACGAGTTCAACAAGATCAAGACCCAGTAG
- a CDS encoding shikimate dehydrogenase, which translates to MDTTAPTPGTRRAAVLGSPIAHSLSPVLHRAAYAAMGLDGWHYDRFEVDEAALPGFVAGLDPAEWAGLSLTMPLKRAVIPLLDTISDTAASVEAVNTVVLGKDGRLGGDNTDIPGLLAALRERGITSVPSAAVLGAGATASSALAALARICTGEVTAYVRGPARAAEMRQWGTRLGVTVRTADWADAERALAEPLVVATTPAGAADHLAGAVPKRPGALFDVLYHPWPTALAAAWSARGGPVLGGLDLLVHQAVLQVEQHTGHGGVPLDAMRAAGEAALGAH; encoded by the coding sequence GTGGACACCACAGCACCGACCCCGGGCACCCGCCGCGCCGCCGTGCTCGGCTCGCCCATCGCGCATTCGCTGTCCCCGGTCCTGCACCGGGCCGCGTACGCCGCGATGGGCCTGGACGGCTGGCACTACGACCGCTTCGAGGTCGACGAGGCCGCGCTGCCCGGCTTCGTCGCGGGCCTCGACCCGGCCGAGTGGGCGGGCCTGTCACTGACCATGCCGCTCAAGCGGGCCGTGATCCCGCTGCTCGACACCATCAGCGACACCGCGGCCTCCGTGGAGGCCGTCAACACCGTCGTCCTGGGCAAGGACGGCCGGCTCGGCGGCGACAACACCGACATTCCCGGCCTGCTCGCCGCGCTGCGCGAACGCGGCATCACCTCGGTGCCGTCCGCCGCCGTCCTGGGTGCGGGCGCCACCGCCTCCTCGGCGCTGGCCGCGCTCGCCCGGATCTGCACCGGCGAGGTGACGGCGTACGTACGCGGCCCGGCGCGCGCCGCCGAGATGCGGCAGTGGGGGACGCGCCTCGGCGTGACCGTACGCACCGCCGACTGGGCCGACGCGGAGCGGGCGCTGGCCGAACCGCTGGTCGTCGCCACCACCCCGGCGGGCGCCGCCGACCACCTCGCCGGCGCCGTACCGAAGCGGCCCGGCGCGCTCTTCGACGTGCTCTACCACCCGTGGCCCACCGCGCTGGCCGCCGCCTGGTCCGCGCGCGGCGGGCCGGTGCTCGGCGGCCTCGACCTGCTGGTCCACCAGGCCGTGCTCCAGGTCGAACAGCACACCGGGCACGGCGGCGTACCGCTGGACGCGATGCGCGCGGCGGGCGAGGCGGCACTCGGCGCGCACTGA
- the aroC gene encoding chorismate synthase, translated as MSRLRWLTAGESHGPALVATLEGLPSGVPVTTELVADALARRRLGYGRGARMKFERDEVTFIGGVRHGLTMGSPVAVMVGNTEWPKWEQVMAADPVDPGILAGLARNAPLTRPRPGHADLAGMQKYDLDEARPVLERASARETAARVALGAVARSYLKETAGIEIVSHVVELAGAKAPYGVVPVPGDEARLDADPVRCLDAAASEAMVAEIDQAHKDGDTLGGVVEVLAYGVPVGLGSHVHWDRRLDSRLAGALMGIQAIKGVEVGDGFGLARVPGSQAHDEILPGPDGVRRATGRSGGTEGGMSTGELLRVRAAMKPIATVPRALATIDVITGEPSQAHHQRSDVCAVPAAGIVAEAMVALVLADAVAEKFGGDSVAQTRRSVRGYLDNLVVR; from the coding sequence TTGAGCAGATTGCGCTGGCTGACCGCGGGGGAATCGCACGGCCCCGCACTCGTCGCGACACTGGAGGGCCTGCCCTCCGGGGTGCCCGTCACCACCGAGCTGGTGGCCGACGCGCTCGCCCGGCGCCGGCTCGGCTACGGACGTGGCGCGCGGATGAAGTTCGAGCGCGACGAGGTGACCTTCATCGGCGGTGTACGCCACGGCCTGACCATGGGCAGCCCGGTGGCCGTGATGGTCGGCAACACCGAGTGGCCCAAGTGGGAACAGGTCATGGCCGCCGACCCTGTCGACCCCGGGATCCTCGCGGGACTCGCCCGCAACGCGCCGCTGACCCGGCCCCGGCCCGGCCACGCCGACCTGGCCGGCATGCAGAAGTACGACCTCGACGAGGCCCGCCCGGTGCTGGAGCGCGCCAGCGCCCGCGAGACCGCGGCCAGGGTCGCGCTCGGCGCCGTCGCCCGCTCCTACCTCAAGGAGACCGCGGGCATCGAGATCGTCTCCCACGTGGTGGAACTGGCCGGTGCCAAGGCCCCCTACGGCGTCGTGCCGGTGCCCGGCGACGAGGCCAGGCTCGACGCCGACCCGGTGCGCTGCCTCGACGCCGCCGCCAGCGAGGCGATGGTCGCCGAGATCGACCAGGCCCACAAGGACGGCGACACCCTCGGCGGCGTCGTCGAGGTGCTCGCCTACGGGGTGCCGGTCGGCCTCGGCTCGCACGTCCACTGGGACCGCAGGCTCGACTCCCGGCTCGCCGGCGCCCTGATGGGCATCCAGGCGATCAAGGGCGTCGAGGTCGGCGACGGCTTCGGCCTCGCCCGGGTCCCCGGCTCCCAGGCGCACGACGAGATCCTGCCGGGACCCGACGGCGTCCGCCGCGCCACGGGGCGCTCCGGCGGCACCGAGGGCGGCATGAGCACCGGCGAACTGCTCAGGGTCCGCGCCGCGATGAAGCCCATCGCCACCGTCCCGCGCGCGCTGGCCACCATCGACGTCATCACCGGTGAGCCCTCGCAGGCCCACCACCAGCGCTCCGACGTCTGCGCGGTGCCCGCCGCCGGAATCGTCGCCGAGGCCATGGTCGCCCTGGTGCTCGCCGACGCGGTCGCCGAGAAGTTCGGCGGCGACTCCGTCGCGCAGACCCGGCGCAGCGTCCGCGGCTACCTCGACAACCTGGTCGTCCGGTGA
- a CDS encoding shikimate kinase, protein MTAPADTPAGPPAVVLVGPPGAGKSTVGRILADRLGVGYRDTDADIEATAGKPIPDIFIDQGEPHFRELERAAVRDALAGHSGVLSLGGGAIMDEATRTLLAGLPVIFLDVGLHAAVHRVGLDAPRPLLAVNPRQSWRELMDTRRPLYTEAARAVVGTDDSTPEDVAEAVLDALQLKDA, encoded by the coding sequence GTGACCGCGCCGGCGGACACACCGGCAGGTCCCCCCGCGGTCGTCCTCGTCGGGCCACCCGGGGCGGGCAAGAGCACCGTCGGCCGGATCCTCGCCGACCGGCTCGGCGTCGGCTACCGCGACACCGATGCCGACATCGAGGCCACCGCGGGCAAGCCCATCCCGGACATCTTCATCGACCAGGGCGAACCCCACTTCCGCGAGCTGGAACGCGCCGCCGTGCGCGACGCGCTGGCCGGCCACAGCGGAGTGCTGTCGCTCGGCGGCGGCGCGATCATGGACGAGGCCACCAGGACGCTGCTCGCCGGACTGCCGGTGATCTTCCTGGACGTCGGCCTGCACGCCGCCGTCCACCGGGTCGGCCTCGACGCGCCCCGCCCGCTGCTCGCGGTCAACCCGCGGCAGAGCTGGCGCGAACTGATGGACACGCGCCGCCCGCTCTACACCGAGGCCGCCAGGGCCGTCGTCGGCACCGACGACAGCACCCCCGAGGACGTGGCCGAAGCCGTCCTCGACGCACTCCAGTTGAAGGACGCATGA
- the aroB gene encoding 3-dehydroquinate synthase has product MSENRPLTAPPVRITVAGSAGTAAYDVLIGHQLLGELPGLIGPKAKRVAVLHPEALAGTGEAVREDLAEQGYEAIAIQLPNAEEAKTAEVAAYCWKALGQTGFTRTDVIVGVGGGATTDLAGFVAATWLRGVRWIAVPTTVLGMVDAAVGGKTGINTAEGKNLVGAFHPPAGVLCDLAALDTLATNDYVSGLAEIIKAGFIADPAILDLIEADPQAARSPQYAHTAELVERAVRVKAEVVSTDLRESGLREILNYGHTLAHAIEKNERYNWRHGAAVSVGMVFAAELGRLAGRLDDATADRHRAVLGAVGLPLTYRGDQWPRLLETMKVDKKSRGDLLRFIVLDGLGKPTVLEGPDPAVLLAAYGEVSA; this is encoded by the coding sequence ATGAGCGAGAACCGTCCCCTGACCGCGCCCCCCGTCCGCATCACCGTCGCCGGCAGCGCGGGCACGGCCGCCTACGACGTACTGATCGGCCACCAACTGCTCGGCGAACTGCCCGGGTTGATCGGCCCGAAGGCCAAGCGCGTCGCCGTCCTGCACCCCGAGGCGCTGGCCGGCACCGGCGAGGCGGTACGCGAGGACCTCGCGGAGCAGGGCTACGAGGCCATCGCCATCCAGCTGCCCAACGCGGAAGAGGCCAAGACCGCCGAGGTCGCCGCCTACTGCTGGAAGGCGCTCGGGCAGACCGGGTTCACCCGCACCGACGTCATCGTCGGCGTCGGCGGCGGCGCCACCACCGACCTGGCCGGCTTCGTCGCCGCGACCTGGTTGCGCGGAGTGCGCTGGATCGCGGTACCCACCACCGTGCTCGGCATGGTCGACGCGGCCGTCGGCGGCAAGACCGGCATCAACACCGCCGAGGGCAAGAACCTGGTCGGCGCCTTCCACCCGCCCGCCGGAGTGCTCTGCGACCTCGCCGCACTCGACACGCTCGCCACCAACGACTACGTCAGCGGGCTCGCCGAGATCATCAAGGCCGGCTTCATCGCCGACCCGGCGATCCTCGACCTGATCGAGGCCGACCCGCAGGCCGCCCGCAGCCCGCAGTACGCGCACACCGCCGAACTCGTCGAACGCGCCGTCCGCGTCAAGGCCGAGGTCGTCTCCACCGACCTCAGGGAATCCGGGCTGCGCGAGATCCTCAACTACGGCCACACGCTGGCGCACGCCATCGAGAAGAACGAGCGCTACAACTGGCGGCACGGTGCCGCCGTCTCCGTCGGCATGGTCTTCGCCGCGGAGCTGGGCCGGCTCGCGGGCCGTCTCGACGACGCCACCGCCGACCGGCACCGCGCCGTCCTCGGCGCGGTCGGCCTGCCGCTCACCTACCGCGGCGACCAGTGGCCCCGGCTCCTGGAGACCATGAAGGTCGACAAGAAGTCCCGCGGCGACCTGCTGCGCTTCATCGTGCTCGACGGCCTCGGCAAGCCCACCGTCCTGGAGGGCCCCGACCCGGCCGTCCTGCTCGCCGCCTACGGGGAGGTATCCGCGTGA
- the aroQ gene encoding type II 3-dehydroquinate dehydratase, with amino-acid sequence MTRPVLVLNGPNLGRLGSREPDVYGSTSYAGLVEECRKVGADLGFDVEVRETNDEGELIGWLHEAADGRIPVVLNPGAFTHYSYGLRDAAAQRTAPLIEVHISNPYAREAFRHTSVIAAVASGTIAGFGLASYRLALQSLADPPTA; translated from the coding sequence GTGACCCGCCCGGTGCTGGTACTCAACGGTCCCAACCTCGGCCGGCTCGGCTCGCGCGAGCCCGACGTCTACGGCTCCACGTCCTACGCGGGGCTCGTCGAGGAGTGCCGCAAGGTCGGCGCGGACCTCGGCTTCGACGTCGAGGTCCGCGAGACCAACGACGAGGGCGAGCTGATCGGCTGGCTCCACGAAGCGGCCGACGGCCGCATTCCCGTCGTCCTCAACCCGGGTGCCTTCACCCACTACTCCTACGGTCTGCGGGACGCGGCGGCGCAGCGCACGGCGCCGCTGATCGAGGTCCACATCTCGAATCCCTACGCCAGGGAGGCCTTCCGCCACACCTCGGTCATCGCGGCGGTCGCCTCCGGCACGATCGCCGGCTTCGGCCTCGCCTCCTACCGCCTGGCCCTCCAATCCCTGGCAGACCCCCCGACTGCCTGA
- a CDS encoding AAA family ATPase: protein MQHAVGAPQPGGGPTPPVVSGTGHFPLPAAAPVHLPAPDGAGGGAPGPVAVLLIGAAGAGKTTIARHWADSRGAATAHISLDDVREWVRAGFADPQAGWNEHSEAQYRLARRTCGFAARNFLANGVSCIIDDAVFPDRPAVGLGGWKRHVGPGLLPVVLLPGLDIVLTRNAERSGNRRLSDEEVARIHGRMAGWYGSGLPIIDNSQLDVAAAAAALDRVVARSLQGPPVW, encoded by the coding sequence ATGCAGCACGCTGTGGGGGCGCCGCAGCCCGGCGGGGGGCCGACGCCGCCCGTCGTGAGCGGCACCGGGCACTTTCCGCTGCCCGCCGCGGCGCCGGTCCATCTGCCGGCGCCGGACGGCGCCGGCGGCGGCGCCCCCGGCCCGGTCGCCGTCCTGCTGATCGGCGCGGCGGGCGCGGGCAAGACGACCATCGCCCGGCACTGGGCGGACAGCCGCGGCGCCGCGACCGCGCACATCAGCCTCGACGACGTACGCGAATGGGTACGCGCGGGCTTCGCCGACCCGCAGGCCGGGTGGAACGAGCACTCCGAGGCGCAGTACCGGCTGGCCCGCCGCACCTGCGGCTTCGCCGCCCGCAACTTCCTGGCCAACGGAGTGTCCTGCATCATCGACGACGCCGTCTTCCCCGACCGCCCCGCGGTCGGCCTCGGCGGCTGGAAGCGCCACGTCGGCCCCGGACTGCTCCCGGTGGTCCTGCTGCCCGGCCTGGACATCGTCCTGACCCGCAACGCCGAGCGCAGCGGCAACCGGCGGCTGTCCGACGAGGAGGTCGCCCGTATCCACGGCCGGATGGCCGGCTGGTACGGCTCGGGGCTGCCCATCATCGACAACTCCCAGCTGGACGTCGCCGCCGCCGCGGCGGCCCTCGACCGGGTGGTCGCCCGCAGCCTCCAGGGGCCCCCGGTCTGGTGA
- a CDS encoding aminopeptidase P family protein produces MAEVHATRRDRLRERCAAEGLGAALVTRPANVRYLAGCAPPGSALLVGPGPEDILVHLRPPPDDEGGGRPDDLRSTVLPSPDGDAAVAAATLAWEQHAESLAVEEHHLTVARHRAIGSVADALALSDLGGAVEQLRLVKDEHEIAALRIAAEIADQALGELLESILVGRTERHLALELERRLVDHGADSAAFPTSVGTGPHSGTARHVPTDRRVEEGDFLTVRLGACYRGYRCEVGRTFVIGTAPAGWQIDLYDLVFNAQRAGREALAPGVACRDVDRATRQPLVAAGHADGVAQWSGHGVGLEIDEDPQLSPAAMGKLDACVPVTVEPGVHLPGRGGVRIDDTLVVRPLADGGPELLTITTKELLAL; encoded by the coding sequence ATGGCGGAGGTGCATGCGACCCGCAGGGACCGGCTGCGTGAGCGGTGTGCGGCGGAAGGGCTCGGTGCCGCGCTGGTGACGCGACCGGCGAACGTACGGTATCTGGCCGGCTGCGCGCCGCCCGGCTCCGCGCTGCTGGTCGGCCCGGGACCCGAGGACATCCTCGTGCACCTGCGACCGCCCCCGGACGACGAGGGCGGCGGCCGGCCGGACGACCTGCGCTCGACCGTACTTCCGTCGCCCGACGGCGACGCCGCGGTGGCCGCGGCCACCCTCGCGTGGGAGCAGCACGCGGAGTCCCTCGCCGTCGAGGAGCACCACCTCACCGTGGCGCGGCACCGCGCCATAGGCTCGGTGGCGGACGCCCTCGCGCTCTCCGACCTCGGCGGCGCCGTCGAGCAGTTGCGCCTGGTCAAGGACGAGCACGAGATCGCCGCCCTGCGGATCGCCGCGGAGATCGCCGACCAGGCGCTCGGCGAGCTGCTGGAGTCGATCCTGGTCGGCCGCACCGAGCGGCACCTGGCACTCGAACTGGAACGGCGGCTCGTCGACCACGGCGCCGACAGCGCGGCCTTCCCGACCTCCGTGGGCACCGGTCCGCACTCCGGCACCGCCCGCCATGTGCCGACCGACCGCCGCGTCGAGGAGGGCGACTTCCTGACCGTCCGCCTCGGCGCGTGCTACCGCGGCTACCGCTGCGAGGTGGGCCGTACCTTCGTGATCGGTACGGCTCCGGCCGGCTGGCAGATCGACCTGTACGACCTGGTCTTCAACGCCCAGCGGGCCGGCCGTGAGGCGCTGGCACCCGGTGTGGCCTGCCGGGACGTCGACCGGGCGACCCGCCAGCCGCTGGTCGCGGCGGGGCACGCGGACGGGGTGGCGCAGTGGTCGGGCCACGGTGTCGGCCTGGAAATCGACGAGGACCCTCAGTTGTCCCCTGCGGCCATGGGTAAACTGGACGCTTGCGTGCCGGTCACCGTCGAACCGGGGGTCCACCTTCCGGGCCGCGGCGGTGTCCGCATCGACGACACACTCGTCGTACGCCCCCTGGCGGACGGCGGACCCGAGCTACTCACCATCACGACCAAGGAACTCCTCGCCCTGTGA
- the efp gene encoding elongation factor P, which yields MATTNDLKNGLVLKLDSGQLWTVVEFQHVKPGKGPAFVRTKLKHVLSGKVVDKTFNAGVKVETANVDKRGMQFSYKDGTDFVFMDTETFDQITVTPEVVGDAANYLLEGFEAVVAMYEGAPLYIELPASVELVIEYTEPGVQGDRSTGGSKPARLETGYEIGVPLFITTGEKVKVDTRTGDYLGRVNS from the coding sequence GTGGCCACCACGAACGACCTCAAGAACGGCCTCGTGCTCAAGCTCGACAGCGGCCAGCTCTGGACCGTAGTCGAGTTCCAGCACGTCAAGCCCGGCAAGGGCCCCGCCTTCGTGCGCACCAAGCTGAAGCACGTGCTCTCCGGGAAGGTCGTCGACAAGACCTTCAACGCGGGTGTGAAGGTCGAGACCGCCAACGTCGACAAGCGCGGCATGCAGTTCTCCTACAAGGACGGCACCGACTTCGTCTTCATGGACACCGAGACCTTCGACCAGATCACGGTCACCCCCGAGGTCGTCGGCGACGCCGCCAACTACCTGCTCGAAGGCTTCGAGGCCGTCGTCGCGATGTACGAGGGCGCGCCGCTGTACATCGAGCTGCCCGCCTCCGTCGAGCTGGTCATCGAGTACACCGAGCCCGGTGTGCAGGGCGACCGCTCCACCGGCGGCTCCAAGCCGGCGCGGCTGGAGACCGGCTACGAGATCGGCGTCCCGCTGTTCATCACCACAGGTGAAAAGGTGAAGGTCGACACCCGCACCGGCGACTACCTCGGCCGGGTGAACAGCTAA
- the nusB gene encoding transcription antitermination factor NusB produces the protein MAARNKARKRAFQILFEADQRGADPVTVMADWIRLARTDDRQPPVTEYTMQLVEGYTAHAGPIDDLLSTHAVGWTLDRMPVVDRNVLRLGAYELIWEDGVPDPVVLDEAVELAKEFSTDESPSFVNGLLGRLMELKPTLPR, from the coding sequence GTGGCTGCCCGGAACAAGGCCCGCAAGCGTGCCTTCCAGATCCTCTTCGAGGCGGACCAGCGGGGTGCAGACCCGGTCACCGTCATGGCGGACTGGATCCGGCTCGCCCGGACCGACGACCGGCAGCCGCCGGTCACCGAGTACACGATGCAGCTGGTCGAGGGGTACACGGCACACGCCGGGCCGATCGACGACCTGCTCTCCACGCACGCGGTGGGCTGGACGCTTGACCGGATGCCGGTCGTGGACCGCAACGTGCTGCGGCTCGGCGCGTACGAGCTGATCTGGGAGGACGGCGTCCCGGATCCGGTGGTGCTGGACGAGGCGGTGGAACTGGCCAAGGAATTCTCCACCGACGAATCCCCGTCCTTCGTCAACGGACTGCTCGGCCGGCTGATGGAGCTGAAGCCGACCCTGCCGCGCTAG